From one Peredibacter starrii genomic stretch:
- a CDS encoding DUF4382 domain-containing protein, producing the protein MKSIIQFTIALILLLGLISCNDKSVSSQSGTGSLRIVATDAPFDFDTVASAKLTIDSIKLRQASGNTITVMDEQVTLDLLQLRNGLVETLSEIEVPAGKYDEIMLIVSSATVDLKDERHFDLKVPSGAQSGLKVFVSPDLTVTTGLSHDVLLDFDLSRSFVVQGTSTDIKGFNFKPAIRAVNLTSAGSISGSVQGLNEVGLSGATVTVTKNDATVATAVTDEFGYFKVLGLTEGTYSVTAEKEGYSSLKNDSISVTAGNEVTTQFILTVNQ; encoded by the coding sequence ATGAAATCTATAATTCAGTTTACGATTGCCCTGATTCTTCTTCTCGGTCTTATTTCCTGTAATGACAAAAGTGTGAGCTCCCAGTCAGGAACTGGGTCCTTAAGAATTGTTGCCACCGATGCTCCATTTGATTTTGATACCGTCGCTTCGGCCAAACTTACCATCGATAGCATTAAGCTACGTCAGGCCTCAGGTAATACCATTACGGTCATGGATGAGCAGGTGACTTTGGATTTGCTCCAGCTACGAAATGGTCTGGTTGAGACATTAAGTGAGATTGAAGTACCGGCCGGAAAATATGATGAGATTATGCTGATCGTTTCAAGTGCCACAGTTGATTTGAAAGATGAAAGACACTTTGATCTTAAAGTTCCAAGCGGCGCACAATCAGGACTCAAAGTTTTTGTTTCACCAGATTTAACAGTAACAACTGGTCTAAGTCATGATGTACTTTTAGATTTTGATTTAAGTCGATCATTTGTTGTTCAAGGAACAAGCACTGACATCAAGGGTTTCAATTTTAAACCAGCCATACGCGCGGTTAATTTAACTTCTGCCGGATCGATTTCAGGTTCTGTTCAGGGTCTCAATGAAGTTGGTCTTTCCGGGGCCACTGTTACAGTGACGAAAAACGACGCGACCGTTGCCACGGCCGTAACAGATGAGTTCGGCTATTTCAAAGTTCTGGGTCTAACTGAGGGCACCTATTCGGTCACCGCCGAGAAGGAAGGTTATAGCTCTTTGAAGAATGATTCTATCTCGGTCACGGCCGGGAATGAGGTAACAACTCAGTTCATTCTTACGGTTAATCAATAA